The Vulpes lagopus strain Blue_001 chromosome 6, ASM1834538v1, whole genome shotgun sequence genome has a segment encoding these proteins:
- the LOC121492877 gene encoding mitochondrial carrier homolog 2-like gives MVQFIGRESKYCGLYDSIVTIYREEGILGFFAGLIPCPLGEIISLWLCNSLAYLVNTYALDSGVSTMNEMSYSQAVTGFFASILTYYPFVLVSNIMAVNNCGRAGGSPPYSPMYTSWIDCWCMLQKEGNMS, from the coding sequence ATGGTACAATTCATTGGCAGAGAATCCAAGTATTGTGGACTTTATGACTCCATAGTAACCATCTATCGTGAAGAGGGCATCCTAGGATTTTTTGCAGGTCTTATTCCTTGTCCCCTAGGTGAGATCATTTCTTTGTGGCTCTGTAACTCACTGGCCTACCTCGTCAATACGTATGCACTGGACAGTGGGGTTTCTACCATGAATGAAATGAGTTATTCCCAAGCTGTCACAGGATTTTTTGCCAGTATATTGACCTATTATCCCTTTGTGCTTGTCTCTAATATTATGGCTGTCAACAACTGTGGGCGTGCTGGTGGATCCCCTCCTTACTCCCCAATGTATACTTCTTGGATAGATTGCTGGTGCATGCtacaaaaagagggaaatatgAGCTGA